Genomic DNA from Oncorhynchus mykiss isolate Arlee chromosome 2, USDA_OmykA_1.1, whole genome shotgun sequence:
catctttccctcgatactGACTAGTCTGCCAGTCTGCAActgacacctccctctgcaactggatcctggacttcctgacgggccgcccccaggtggtgagggtaggtagcaacacatctgccatgctgatcctcaacactggaactCCCcatgggtgcatgctcagtcccctcctgtactccctgttcacccacgactgcatggccaggcacgactccaacaccttcattaagtttgctgacgacgcaacagaaaaggcttctcaacagtttttacccacaagccataagactcctgaacaggtaaccaaatggttacccggactatttgcattgtgggCCCCGCCCCCAAACcctattttacactgctgctactctctgtttatcatatatgcatagtcactttaactatacattcatgtacatactacctcaattggcccgaacaaccagtgctcccgcacattggctaaccgggctatctgcattgtgtcccaccacccgtcAACCCCTccttttacgcttctgctactctctgttcatcatatatgcatagtcactttaatcatacccacatgtacatactacctcaataagcctgactaaccgtgTCTGtacatagccttgctactgttatttttaaatgtctttgtgctgttgttctttttcttcacacacacacacacacacacacacaccttttttttcgcactattggttagagcctgtaagtaagaatttcactgcaaggtctacacctattgtattcggcgcaagtgacaaataaactttgatttgaaaaacatcaccacagcatgatgccgccaccaccatgcttcactgtagggatggtgccaggcttccttcagatgtgacgcttggcattcagaccaaagagttcaatcttggtttcatcagaccagagaaccttgtttctcatggtctgagtgtcctttaggtgccttttggcaaactccaagcaggctgtcatgtgccttttactgaggagtggcttccgtctggccactctactataaaggcctgattggtggagtgctgcagagagggttgagcttctggaaggttctcccatctccacagaggacctctggagccctgtcagagtgaccattgggttcttggtcacctccctgaccaaggcccctctCTTCCCGATTGCTCAATTTTGCCGGGCGACCAGCTATataaagagtcttggtggttccaaacttcttccatttaagaatgatggaggtcactgtgttcttggggaccatacattttttggtactcctccccaaacaatcagaaaggggattcatcagagaaaattactttaccccagtcctcagcagtccaatcccagtccagtctgtccctgatgtttttcctggagagaagtggcttctttgctgcccttcttgacaccaggccatcctccaaaagtctttgcctcactgtgcgtgcagatgcactcacacctgcctgctgccattcctgagcaagttctctactggtggtgccccgatcccgcagtggaatcaactttaggagatggtcctggctcttgctggactttcttgggcgccctgaagccttcttcacagaAATTGatccgctctccttgaagttcttgatgatcagataaatggttgatttaggtgcaatcttactggcagcaatatccttgcctgtgaagccccttTTGTGTAAAGTAATGGCaacagcacgtgtttccttgcgggtaaccatggttgacagaggaagaacaatgattccaagcaccaccctccttttgaagcttccagtctgttattcaaactcaatcagcatgacagagtgatctccagccttgtcctcgtcaacactcactcttgtgttaacaagagaatcactgacatgatgtcagctggtccttttgtggcagggctgaaatgcagtggaaatgttttggggggattcagttcatttgcaattcatctgttcactcttcataacattctggagtatatgcaaattgccatcacacaaactgaggcagcagactttgtgaaaatttatatttgtgtcattctcaaaacttttggccacgactgtactgtacGTAGTTGTCTTTCTACAGCCCCTAATGATATGAATGGATAGGGGATAACATCAAAACAACACTAATTTACCTTCAGTGTGGTTGTTTACCTTTCAATTAGATAAATAGCTTGGCTCTGTAATCTGGAAATGTTGATGAACCTACAGACTCTATAACCCTGTCAACGGAAAGTCTTTCACTCTGTGTGACGGTCAAGCAGCAGGTAAGAGGCTTTAATTACGTCACTGTCTCCTGATAGCAGATAACTGGGATTTATAAAGCTCACTGACAACGTCAATGACAACACCTTGACTGGCAGATGGATGTTTGGTAGTTCATTAATGTAGATGAAAGCCAGTAATTCACTAGGCCAGTGGGGTCTGGCACCTGGGACCGAGCTAGGGCCTAGTTGTTGACTGATGGTTAGAGCAATTGGAGTTTAGATGATGACGAATGGTATAGGCGGACTAGTTTTGtttgttacctgtgtgtgtgcgcgtgtgtgtctgGCTCACCTTTCAGGTTCGTATCCGGCTTGGATGCGTGTGGCATTGTATCTCTGCGCGGCCGTCTCGTGCCCGTGGCCATGAGGGTTGGTGTGCGTGTAGGCTCCACGAGGGTTggagttggggtgtgtgtgttccccttcACGGGGCGAGAGGCGCGGCCTGGCAGGCTCAGTGTCACCAACTATACGGCGGTAGTCGATCTGGTAGGTGTCTTGCTCAAGCTCACCAAACCGGTCGTAGCCTTGACCCTCCATCTCTGAGAAATCCAGGGCTAAGGCCTCCACGGTCGtcgtctctcacacacagacctgACTGActcctttcacacacacacacagacctgacTGACCCCTTTCACACACACCTGACTGAcacctttcacacacacacacactcaacctgacttacctctcacacacatacactaccaaTGCCTCTGACACACTTGAGGCCTCTATCAAGTCTCACATGCACATTCAATGCCTTACAATTACAATGCCTcatttacacacacctggcataTCACGGACACCTGCACACCCAACGCCACTAGAACAGACTTCCCCAGAGTGTGTTCTTTCTCTAACACACTGCTTACATGAGTGGTCTGTGTCCATTCACTGCCACAGTCGTTatcagaaacacacagacacactgtctcACAACTGTGTCAATTAAATAGCCCTCTAAatcctcctgtctctgtctttggggttctcctgtctctctgcagATACAGTCTATGGGAGATAAGGCCTAAAAGTGGGAGCTCTGGTGGTCCTGAGACTGATGTACAGAAAGATGGAGAACTACCTCTCTTCGTTAGACAGAAGTAGGGAGGGTGGGTCACGCTGCAGGCTCTGGAGTCCTCTGAGGAGGATACAGTTGCAGTGAGCTGAAATCCTAGGTCCTGGGTGAGGCTGAGTGAGTGTCCCCTGGATGTCCTCCGGTCAGGCAGGGTGGTGAGTCCCAAAGGGGAGAGGGAGCTGGGAGGGTAGATCAGCCCCCCTAAGGCCTGGAGAGCTTTGGAAGCTGAGCTAGTGGAAATGTGAGAGCAGTTTGTTCCTGAGACTACCAGCCTATTTTTCCTCCTCTCCTGGCTTAGCTCTGTTTGTGACAGTTGTAGACGTCAGTCCTACAAAGAGGATTGGAGGAATTAAAGCAGGAGGGGCAACTggctggagggagagatgagagagggagtgagagttcAGTGATAGagaaggggtggagggaaggGTTGGGGGTGGAGAGCTGTAAAACACACTTTCCCAGTATCTCCATGGTGAGGGGTGTGTGTTATCAGTCTCAGACTGTATTTTGTAGGCAGGTTACCTAAATGTAACTCTGTGCTCTGCTGAAACCATTGACTGAGGGGAGAGTGACTGGGTTGCTAGGGGCATTTTCAGGAACATCATCTGCAGATGATTAGTGCTTGTGACAGTTGCTGAGGGATTGGACCAGCAAAGCCTATTTAATACTCACTtacagtctctttctctcccattctctttctttctccagtAGCCTAATCCCATTGAccatattgaaaaaaaaaatattcgtATTTTACTCTGTGGATGTAGGCCGATCTGTATTCTACATGTAATACAAACATGCATTTTCTTACATAACACAATGGAACGCCACAAGTATTTGTATCCGAACTTCCACCACTTTGTGCCCTGCTGAACTCGCCCCAAGTGGCATCCGTGATGATGACGTCTAATAAACGTGACAGCCACTGCAGTTGTAAAGACGCGACGAAAATGGCTACGTGTGTAATGCTACGTTGCCTGTCTTCCAACTTTACCTCTGCCATGCCCTTTCTCTACAGTTCGGCACAGATAACTCCCTCTCGGCTGGTATCCAGGGCATATGTACTACGGACTCTGTTCACTACCACCCGACTCTCATCAGGTACTTGGTTGTGGACCTCGCAACACAGGTGGCTAGCTAacacgctaacgttagctagttcatAACAAGGACGTTCTTGTTTTGCATAGCACGGACATaacgtagctagttagctaagcgTGTAGATTAGAAGTAGACGAATAACTGTTTTTAGGTTTGTCGATTTATGTGTAGCTACTCGAACTAATTGCAATTTTCGCCTGAATTCCACAGCTCTTAAATTCACAGACAAACACGAATGGATAcgagtagagggagaggtagggacggTTGGCATCAGCAAATTTGCTCAGGTGGGTTGTTCTCGAGGCATGCTATCACTAGTTCTTAAAGACATGTTTCGGTACCTGAGTGACAAATAAATTATTTAAAcctgctttgggctggatgtgtcaatgtgtagttcatacatgcaaaattagtcttacctcaattagccatgaAAGTGACTTTTCTTGAATCTGTGCCATGCCATGTTCACTACATACCCTAGCAATTAGAGTTGTAGCCAATGAGCTTCTTCAGCCCCTCGCATTTGAGTGACAACTAACAAAAGGCCTGCCCAGCGATATCCAAGGAGTTTGCAGGGTGGACACAGCAGAGAGGGGGAGCAATGATGTGTTGCACATACGTGACCTAGTATGCAAATTTCGTGGACCTCTTTTGGCTTGTGAGTGCTaatttcagaactactggctaaaaagtatacacaAGTACTGGACAATCTCTTTAAGAGCCCCATTGGGACCTGTGGTCTTCTTACCAACCCACTGTTAGTATATGTTGTGGCGCTTCCAACACATCATGGATCATCAGTGTTGTTGGGACTGACACGTCTCATTTAATTGGTAAAATCTAAATCTGTGTCCTGCAGGAGGCTCTAGGAGATGTGGTGTACTGTGGACTACCAGAGGTTGGCACACAGCTGGCACAGACTGGTAAGCAGCAAATCaaattagcagatgttaatgcgagtgtagcaatgcttgtgcttctagttccgacaatacagtaataaccaacgagtaatctaacctaacaatttcacaacagctaccttatacacaagtgtaaaggggtgaagaatatgtacacaaagatatgaatgagtgatggtacagaacggcataggcaagatgcagttggtggtatagagtacagtatatacatatgagatgagtaatgtagggtatgtaaacattatattaagtggcattgtttaaagtggctagtgatacatttttttacatgtatggcagcagccactcaatgttagtggtggctgtttaacagtctgatggccttgagatagaagctgtttttcagtctctcggtccctgctttgatgcacctgtactgacctcaccttctggatgatagcggggtgaccaggcagttgctcgggtggttgttgtccttgatgatctttatggccttcctgtgacatcggctggtgcaggtgtcctggagggcaggtagtttgcccccggtgatgcgttgtgcagacctcactaccctctggagagccttacggttgtgggcggagcagttaccgtaccaggcggtgatacagcccgacaggatgctctcgattgtgcatctgtaaaagtttgagtgcttttggtgacatttcttcagcctcctgaggttgaagaggcgctgctgcaccttcttcaccacgctgtctgtgtcgGTGGAACAATTCAGttagtccgtgatgtgtacgccgaggaacttaaaacttactaccctctccactactgtcccgtcgatgtggataggggggtgctccttctgctgtttcctgaagtccacaatcatctttgttttgttgacgttgagtgtgaggttattttcctgacaccacactccgagggccctcacctcctccctgtaggccgtctcgtcgttgttggtaatcaagcctaccactgtagtgtcgtctgcaaacttgatgattgggttggaggcgtgcatggccacgcagtcgtgggtgaacagggagtacaggagagggctcagaacgcacccttgtggggccccagtgttgaggatcagtggggtggagatgttgttacctaccctcaccacctggggacggcccgtcaggaagtccagtattcagttgcacagggtggggtcgagacccagggtctcgagcttgatgacgagttggagggtactatggtgttaaatgctgagctgtagcattctcacataggtattcctcttgtccagatgggttagggccatgtgcagtgtggttgcgtcgtctgtggacctattggggcgatGAGtatattggagtgggtctagggtgtcaggtagggtggaggtgttatggtccttgactagtctctcaaagcacttcatgatgacggaagtgagtgctacggggcggtagtcgtttagctcagttagctttcttgggaaccggaacaatggtggccctcttgaagcatgtgggaacagcagactggataaggattgattgaatatgcctgtaaacacacccgccagctggtctgcgcatgctctgaggctggggatgccgtctgggcctgcagccttgcgagggttaacacgtttaaatgttttactcacgtcggc
This window encodes:
- the gcsha gene encoding glycine cleavage system protein H (aminomethyl carrier), a, giving the protein MATCVMLRCLSSNFTSAMPFLYSSAQITPSRLVSRAYVLRTLFTTTRLSSALKFTDKHEWIRVEGEVGTVGISKFAQEALGDVVYCGLPEVGTQLAQTDEFGALESVKAASELYSPLTGEVTEVNTLLADNPGLVNKSCYKDGWLMKMTIANPKELDALMDEKAYERYIRSIED